A single genomic interval of Pyrus communis chromosome 5, drPyrComm1.1, whole genome shotgun sequence harbors:
- the LOC137734239 gene encoding uncharacterized protein yields MVYGSSVDSMDETHGMSESTCLDTLEQFCDIIVQLYKDEYLREPNQEDLNRLIHKAEDRGFPGMIGSLDCMHWDWKNCPTGWQRGFSGRSRKSTVMLEAVASYNTWI; encoded by the coding sequence ATGGTCTATGGCTCCTCGGTTGATTCAATGGATGAAACCCatggtatgtctgagtctacatgccttgatactcttgAACAATTTTGTGACATAATTGTTCAACTTTACAAAGACGAGTACCTCcgcgagccaaatcaagaagatctaAATCGGCTCATTCACAAAGCTGAAGACCGTGGGTTTCCgggcatgatagggtcattagactgcatgcattgggattggaagaactGTCCCACCGGATGGCAAAGAGGCTTTAGCGGAAGGTCGAGAAAATCAACTGTTATGTTAGAGGCGGTTGCCTCATATAACACATGGATAtga